In a genomic window of Deinococcus carri:
- a CDS encoding alpha/beta hydrolase, which produces MTGRRTEGRGGRLTARPRPLGPPGQMPGERGLRHLEFGGRRDGLLYVPDTELTHPLPLVVMLHGAGGNAQHGLAPLLPHADAHGLLLLAPESRSSTWDVIHGDYGPDVAFIEQALALVFERYPVDPARIVLEGFSDGASYALSLGVGNGDLFTHLLAFSPGFLVPAGQVGAPRIFISHGEGDRVLPIDRCSRVIVPRLRQAGYDVTYLEFAGPHMVPENIVEAALGWLEENPGE; this is translated from the coding sequence ATGACAGGAAGACGCACAGAAGGAAGGGGAGGTCGCCTGACCGCGCGGCCCCGCCCCCTGGGGCCACCGGGGCAGATGCCGGGCGAGCGCGGCCTGCGACACCTCGAGTTCGGCGGGCGGCGGGACGGCCTGCTGTACGTGCCAGATACGGAGCTGACCCACCCCCTGCCCCTGGTCGTGATGCTGCACGGAGCGGGTGGCAACGCACAGCACGGGCTGGCTCCCCTGCTGCCCCATGCCGACGCGCATGGCCTGCTGCTCCTCGCGCCCGAGTCGCGCTCCTCCACCTGGGACGTGATTCACGGCGACTACGGTCCCGACGTGGCCTTTATCGAGCAGGCCCTCGCCCTCGTCTTCGAGCGGTATCCGGTGGACCCGGCCCGCATCGTGTTGGAAGGCTTTTCCGACGGGGCCTCCTACGCGCTCTCGCTGGGGGTGGGCAACGGTGACCTCTTCACGCACCTGCTGGCCTTCTCGCCCGGCTTCCTGGTTCCCGCCGGGCAGGTCGGCGCACCCCGCATCTTCATCTCGCACGGCGAGGGCGACCGCGTGCTGCCCATCGACCGCTGTAGCCGCGTCATCGTGCCCCGGCTGCGGCAGGCCGGGTACGACGTGACGTACCTGGAGTTTGCTGGGCCGCATATGGTGCCGGAGAACATCGTGGAAGCGGCACTGGGCTGGCTGGAGGAAAACCCAGGCGAGTAA
- a CDS encoding zinc ribbon domain-containing protein, with amino-acid sequence MLECIYCGTENQDKNNFCRNCRSQIRCLECKETLESNVDMCLSCGIDLPSPKTDRQQNNTYELDEENNEKTGRSKRRIRISFSNSALQSVAPAFSGLLGGMASQGRPSHNNPRRVFQTAPPTTKVLEAHSYIESVSSEVNEGQKQPILGINSPSLLCFELDDDNKLFTTIDDFKGKRQSEQQRRFIFFYILDHQVAFQEMPSDETIIQAAEKSGFYDKNNFKTYIKQVKNDYFVEAGSLLKPKDKAHSFLDSVDKELQDPLVVGASMTPSKKPPARKRAGGAAFGEAEKQKVRELLDKYPVISQLNSREFSHNDLSAIALYLLRTFEGMPDVNIRVLYGLLSATRGYSSEFKRYSEALKRSKANHIHQKSDGTVSLLPEGEQFVQKILREKDIQI; translated from the coding sequence ATGCTTGAGTGCATCTACTGTGGGACAGAAAATCAAGACAAAAATAACTTTTGTCGAAATTGTCGAAGTCAGATAAGATGCCTCGAATGTAAGGAGACGCTTGAGAGCAATGTTGATATGTGTCTTTCCTGCGGTATCGATCTCCCTTCCCCCAAAACAGATAGACAACAGAATAACACCTACGAGTTAGATGAGGAGAACAACGAAAAGACTGGTAGATCTAAGAGAAGAATTAGAATTAGCTTCTCCAATTCAGCCCTACAAAGTGTTGCTCCTGCATTTTCCGGCCTTCTGGGTGGAATGGCGTCACAAGGCAGGCCCTCACACAACAACCCGCGCCGAGTATTTCAAACGGCACCACCAACTACCAAGGTTCTAGAAGCGCATTCCTACATAGAGTCTGTCTCATCAGAAGTAAACGAAGGACAGAAACAGCCAATTCTTGGGATTAACTCACCTTCGCTTCTATGTTTTGAACTGGATGATGATAATAAGTTATTCACAACTATAGATGATTTTAAAGGCAAAAGGCAGAGTGAGCAACAAAGGAGGTTCATATTCTTTTATATTTTAGACCATCAGGTAGCGTTTCAAGAAATGCCCAGTGATGAAACGATTATTCAAGCAGCAGAAAAGAGTGGTTTCTATGACAAAAATAACTTTAAAACGTATATAAAGCAAGTCAAAAATGATTACTTTGTTGAGGCGGGAAGCTTATTGAAGCCTAAGGACAAAGCTCACTCATTTCTTGACTCCGTTGACAAGGAGCTTCAAGACCCTCTTGTAGTAGGCGCGTCAATGACACCAAGCAAAAAGCCGCCGGCCCGAAAGCGTGCGGGAGGCGCGGCCTTTGGCGAAGCAGAGAAGCAGAAGGTGCGTGAGTTATTAGATAAATATCCAGTGATATCTCAACTTAATTCTCGCGAATTCAGCCATAACGACTTATCAGCAATCGCTCTTTACCTTCTTAGAACTTTTGAGGGTATGCCAGATGTTAACATACGTGTTTTGTACGGACTTTTAAGCGCAACGCGTGGCTACAGTAGTGAGTTTAAGAGGTACAGTGAAGCTCTGAAGCGCTCTAAAGCCAATCATATCCATCAAAAATCTGACGGCACTGTATCTTTACTTCCCGAGGGAGAGCAGTTCGTTCAAAAGATTCTTCGGGAGAAGGATATCCAGATATAG
- a CDS encoding GNAT family N-acetyltransferase has protein sequence MTPQVKLPAGYTLRTALPDDAETIQAQRDAMFADMGKEVHKVEAVSATALGWHRRMLQVGLYEGVLMHAGADIVAGAGLLWRDWPPNPDTAEQTRAYLLNVYVQPQHRGQGLAWVLVQTLLTRCASRGVNIVSLHASEAGRPIYEGLGFRASSEMELLLPEGIC, from the coding sequence GTGACGCCGCAAGTGAAGCTGCCCGCCGGATATACCCTCCGCACCGCCCTCCCTGACGACGCTGAAACCATCCAGGCCCAGCGTGATGCGATGTTCGCGGACATGGGCAAGGAGGTGCACAAGGTTGAGGCGGTGAGCGCCACAGCTCTGGGCTGGCATCGCCGCATGTTGCAGGTGGGCCTGTACGAAGGTGTCCTGATGCACGCCGGAGCGGACATTGTGGCGGGGGCAGGCCTCTTGTGGCGCGACTGGCCGCCCAATCCCGATACCGCCGAGCAGACGCGGGCATACCTGCTCAACGTTTACGTTCAGCCGCAGCATCGGGGTCAGGGGCTGGCGTGGGTGCTGGTGCAGACCTTGCTGACCCGGTGCGCCAGTCGGGGTGTGAACATCGTCTCCCTGCACGCCAGCGAAGCCGGACGCCCCATCTACGAAGGGTTAGGCTTTCGTGCCAGTTCCGAAATGGAACTGCTTTTGCCGGAGGGGATCTGTTGA
- the msrB gene encoding peptide-methionine (R)-S-oxide reductase MsrB, protein MTTDSSRGSFVKPSDAELRQKLTPEQYRVTQHEGTERAFTGEYWDHDQSGIYVDVVSGEPLFSSRDKYDAGCGWPSFTRPIPDVTLTENTDYKIGYARTEVRSGQADSHLGHVFPDGPQEQGGLRYCINSAALRFVPLERLEEEGYSEYRGLFEGQK, encoded by the coding sequence ATGACCACCGATTCCAGCAGAGGCAGCTTCGTCAAGCCCAGCGACGCCGAACTGCGCCAGAAGCTGACGCCCGAGCAGTACCGCGTGACCCAGCACGAGGGCACCGAACGCGCCTTTACCGGCGAGTACTGGGATCACGACCAGTCCGGCATCTACGTGGACGTGGTGTCCGGCGAACCGCTGTTCAGCTCCCGCGACAAGTACGACGCGGGCTGCGGCTGGCCCAGCTTCACCCGGCCCATTCCGGACGTGACCCTCACCGAGAACACCGACTACAAGATCGGCTACGCCCGTACGGAGGTCCGTTCCGGTCAGGCCGACTCGCACCTCGGCCACGTCTTCCCCGACGGCCCGCAGGAGCAGGGCGGCCTGCGCTACTGCATCAACTCGGCGGCGCTGCGCTTTGTCCCGCTGGAGCGGCTGGAGGAAGAAGGGTACAGCGAGTACCGGGGGCTGTTCGAGGGGCAGAAGTAA
- a CDS encoding GNAT family N-acetyltransferase — translation MTSSSGFTLHPAVPADAPAFHAVMMTAGMDPHSSWSRTRVEDVAWSLEQGGGFLAWQGGEAVGCVGWRPDGPDTLTLNKLATRPEARGQGIGAALVRAVEEVAARDGYARVLLAVSQYNLEVLPFYERLGYRVDPAAVYAHANPSSPPPAVLVKAVSSQPSAFSRADAEAKAKS, via the coding sequence TTGACTTCCTCCAGTGGCTTCACCCTCCACCCCGCTGTGCCCGCCGACGCCCCCGCCTTTCACGCCGTGATGATGACGGCGGGCATGGACCCACACAGCAGTTGGAGCCGCACGCGCGTGGAGGACGTGGCCTGGAGCCTGGAGCAGGGGGGAGGCTTTCTGGCCTGGCAGGGTGGGGAGGCGGTCGGTTGCGTGGGCTGGCGGCCCGACGGCCCGGACACGCTGACCCTCAACAAGCTTGCCACCCGCCCGGAAGCGCGCGGCCAGGGCATCGGCGCGGCGCTGGTGCGGGCGGTGGAGGAGGTCGCGGCCCGTGACGGCTACGCCCGCGTGCTGCTGGCCGTCAGCCAGTACAACCTGGAAGTCCTTCCCTTCTACGAACGTCTGGGATACCGGGTGGACCCGGCCGCCGTGTACGCCCACGCCAACCCGAGCAGTCCCCCGCCAGCGGTGCTGGTGAAAGCGGTCAGCTCTCAGCCGTCAGCTTTCAGCAGGGCGGATGCTGAAGCCAAAGCCAAGAGCTGA
- the carB gene encoding carbamoyl-phosphate synthase large subunit, with protein sequence MPKRTDLQTILILGSGPIQIGQAAEFDYSGTQALKALKKEGYRVVLVNSNPATIMTDPDLADATYLEPLTPEFVRRVIEKERPDALLPTLGGQTALNLAMELNANGTLKEFGVELIGANAEAIHKGEDREAFQAAMKKIGVETARGQMVHSMEEAVEYQKEIGLPIVIRPSFTLGGTGGGIAHTYEEFLTITEGGLRDSPVTSVLLEESILGWKEYELEVMRDHADTVVIITSIENFDPMGVHTGDSITVAPAQTLSDVEYQRLRDQSLAIIREIGVDTGGSNIQFAVNPENGRVIVIEMNPRVSRSSALASKATGFPIAKIAALLAVGYHLDELTNDITRSTPASFEPSIDYVVTKIPRFAFEKFPGTPDALGTQMRSVGEVMAIGRTFKESLQKALRSTESDVRGAFAAMSDEELRGLLYGNPRRIEATIELLRRGEGVQALHEATNIDPWFLSQLQEIVDAEKEITELGPIGEWKYEIWREVKRLGFSDARIGELVGLSELEVRELRKAARATPVYKTVDTCAAEFEAYTPYHYSTYEWEDEVSETEKPKVVILGSGPNRIGQGVEFDYATVHAVWALQEAGYETIMVNSNPETVSTDYDTADRLYFEPLTFEDVMNIVEHEKPVGVIVQLGGQTPLKLAKRLADAGAPIIGTSPETIHEAEDRASFNALCERLGLPQPKGKVAETPEQAVRLAAELGFPLMARPSYVLGGRAMRTVRSMEELTTYLDEVYAAVEGQPSILLDQFLERALELDVDTLCDGETAVVAGIMEHVEAAGVHSGDSACILPPVSLSPELLERVKADTERLALELGVKGLMNVQWAVKDGVAYILEANPRASRTVPFVSKAVNHPLAKSAARIAVGQTLAQIGFTETPTPGMYSVKEVHLPFLKFKGVSPILGPEMKSTGESMGIDADPYLAFFRAQIGAKSNLPREGTALLLGDGLDEVAATLEGAGLKVIREQNRDQLPDLLIDVTGSPLLRLALERGKPIVSTHEGAEWTAKAIAAAQGEELGVRSLQEWVG encoded by the coding sequence ATGCCCAAGCGTACCGACCTCCAGACGATCCTTATCCTCGGCAGCGGCCCCATCCAGATCGGGCAGGCGGCCGAGTTCGACTATTCGGGCACGCAGGCCCTCAAGGCGCTGAAAAAGGAGGGGTACCGCGTCGTGCTGGTCAACAGCAACCCGGCGACGATCATGACCGACCCCGACCTCGCCGACGCCACGTACCTGGAACCCCTCACGCCCGAGTTCGTGCGCCGCGTGATTGAAAAAGAACGTCCCGACGCCCTGCTGCCCACCCTGGGCGGCCAGACCGCGCTGAACCTGGCGATGGAACTCAACGCGAACGGCACGCTGAAGGAGTTCGGCGTGGAACTGATCGGCGCGAACGCCGAAGCCATCCACAAGGGCGAAGACCGCGAGGCCTTCCAGGCCGCCATGAAGAAGATCGGCGTGGAGACGGCGCGCGGCCAGATGGTCCACTCCATGGAAGAGGCGGTCGAGTACCAGAAGGAAATCGGCCTGCCCATCGTCATCCGGCCCTCGTTTACCCTCGGCGGCACGGGCGGCGGCATCGCGCACACCTACGAGGAGTTCCTGACCATCACCGAGGGCGGCCTGCGCGACAGCCCGGTGACGAGCGTGCTGCTCGAAGAGAGCATCCTGGGCTGGAAGGAATACGAGCTGGAAGTGATGCGCGACCACGCCGACACGGTGGTCATCATCACGAGCATCGAGAACTTCGACCCGATGGGCGTGCATACCGGCGACTCCATCACCGTGGCCCCCGCGCAGACCCTCAGCGACGTGGAATATCAGCGTCTGCGCGACCAGAGCCTGGCGATTATCCGCGAGATTGGCGTGGATACGGGCGGCAGCAACATCCAGTTTGCGGTGAACCCGGAAAACGGGCGCGTCATCGTGATCGAGATGAACCCGCGCGTGAGCCGCTCCTCGGCGCTGGCGAGCAAGGCGACGGGCTTCCCGATCGCCAAGATTGCCGCGCTGCTCGCGGTGGGCTACCACCTCGACGAGCTGACGAACGACATCACCCGCTCCACGCCCGCCTCCTTCGAGCCGAGCATCGACTACGTGGTGACCAAGATTCCGCGCTTCGCCTTCGAGAAGTTCCCCGGCACGCCCGACGCGCTGGGCACCCAGATGCGCTCGGTGGGCGAGGTGATGGCGATTGGCCGCACCTTCAAGGAAAGCCTGCAAAAGGCGCTGCGCTCCACCGAGTCGGACGTGCGCGGGGCATTTGCGGCGATGAGCGACGAGGAACTGCGCGGCCTGCTGTACGGTAACCCCCGCCGCATCGAGGCCACCATCGAACTGCTGCGCCGGGGCGAGGGCGTGCAGGCGCTGCACGAGGCGACGAACATCGACCCCTGGTTCCTGTCCCAGCTTCAGGAAATCGTGGACGCCGAGAAGGAAATCACCGAACTCGGCCCGATTGGGGAGTGGAAGTACGAAATCTGGCGCGAGGTCAAGCGGCTGGGCTTCAGTGACGCGCGCATAGGCGAACTGGTGGGCCTGAGCGAGTTGGAAGTGCGCGAACTGCGCAAGGCCGCCCGCGCCACGCCCGTCTACAAGACGGTGGACACCTGCGCCGCCGAGTTCGAGGCGTACACGCCCTACCACTACTCGACCTACGAGTGGGAGGACGAGGTCAGCGAGACCGAGAAGCCCAAGGTGGTCATCCTGGGCAGCGGCCCCAACCGCATCGGCCAGGGCGTGGAGTTCGACTACGCCACGGTTCATGCCGTCTGGGCGCTTCAGGAAGCCGGGTACGAGACCATCATGGTGAACTCGAACCCCGAGACGGTCAGCACCGACTACGACACCGCCGACCGCCTGTACTTCGAGCCGCTGACGTTCGAGGACGTGATGAACATCGTCGAGCACGAGAAGCCGGTGGGCGTCATCGTGCAACTGGGCGGGCAGACGCCGCTGAAGCTGGCGAAGCGGCTGGCGGATGCGGGCGCGCCCATCATCGGCACCTCTCCCGAGACGATTCACGAGGCGGAGGACCGCGCCTCCTTCAACGCCCTGTGCGAGCGCCTGGGCCTGCCCCAGCCGAAGGGGAAAGTGGCCGAAACGCCTGAGCAGGCCGTGCGCCTCGCCGCCGAACTGGGCTTCCCCCTGATGGCCCGCCCCTCCTACGTGCTGGGGGGCCGCGCGATGCGGACGGTGCGGAGCATGGAGGAACTGACCACCTACCTGGACGAGGTGTATGCCGCCGTGGAAGGGCAGCCCAGCATCTTGCTCGACCAGTTTCTGGAACGGGCGCTGGAGCTGGACGTGGACACGCTCTGCGACGGGGAGACCGCCGTGGTGGCGGGCATCATGGAACACGTGGAGGCCGCCGGGGTCCACTCGGGTGACAGCGCGTGCATCCTGCCCCCGGTGAGCCTCTCGCCCGAACTGCTGGAGCGGGTGAAGGCCGACACGGAACGCCTCGCGCTGGAACTGGGCGTGAAGGGTCTGATGAACGTGCAGTGGGCCGTGAAGGACGGCGTGGCGTACATCCTCGAAGCGAACCCGCGCGCCAGCCGCACGGTGCCCTTTGTCAGCAAGGCGGTGAACCATCCGCTCGCCAAGAGCGCCGCGCGCATCGCCGTGGGGCAGACACTGGCGCAAATCGGCTTCACCGAGACGCCCACGCCGGGGATGTACTCGGTCAAGGAAGTCCACCTGCCCTTCCTGAAGTTCAAGGGGGTCTCCCCCATCCTCGGCCCGGAGATGAAAAGCACGGGCGAGAGCATGGGCATCGACGCCGACCCGTATCTGGCCTTCTTCCGCGCGCAGATTGGGGCCAAGAGCAACCTGCCGCGCGAAGGCACGGCGCTCCTCCTCGGTGACGGGCTGGACGAGGTGGCAGCCACTCTGGAAGGCGCAGGCCTGAAGGTCATCCGCGAGCAGAACCGCGACCAGCTTCCCGACCTCCTCATCGACGTGACCGGCTCGCCCCTCCTCCGCCTGGCCCTGGAACGCGGCAAGCCCATCGTCAGCACCCACGAAGGCGCGGAGTGGACGGCGAAGGCGATAGCGGCGGCGCAGGGGGAAGAGTTGGGGGTCAGGAGTTTGCAGGAGTGGGTGGGGTAA
- a CDS encoding LysE/ArgO family amino acid transporter, protein MPPFLRGLTLGLTLIVAIGPQNAFVLRQGLARRHAGLAALVCSLADTLLIICGVLGVGALLARNPALTTLGTLAGAAFLLGYGWRSFQAARRPVTLEAGGQSVTTPRAIVATAAAFSLLNPHALLDTVVLLGGASAGLGGSGRYAFLAGTVLASWVWFFGLALLAGRLAPLMRSPRAWQVLDVLVGLTMWAVAAGLVLGLRRP, encoded by the coding sequence GTGCCTCCCTTCCTGCGCGGCCTGACGCTGGGCCTCACGCTCATCGTCGCCATCGGGCCGCAGAATGCCTTCGTGCTGCGGCAGGGGCTGGCGCGGCGACACGCGGGGCTGGCCGCGCTGGTCTGCTCGCTGGCGGATACGCTGCTGATCATCTGCGGCGTGCTGGGCGTGGGGGCGCTGCTCGCGCGCAACCCGGCCCTGACGACGCTGGGAACGCTGGCAGGGGCGGCCTTTCTGCTGGGGTACGGGTGGCGGTCCTTTCAGGCGGCGCGGCGGCCCGTCACACTGGAGGCCGGGGGGCAAAGCGTCACCACGCCCCGCGCCATCGTCGCCACCGCGGCGGCCTTCAGCCTCCTGAACCCGCACGCGCTGCTCGATACCGTCGTGCTGCTGGGCGGGGCCAGCGCGGGCCTGGGCGGAAGCGGCCGCTACGCCTTTCTGGCGGGAACAGTTCTCGCCTCGTGGGTCTGGTTCTTCGGCCTGGCCCTCCTCGCGGGCCGCCTCGCGCCGCTGATGCGCTCGCCCCGCGCCTGGCAGGTGCTGGACGTGCTGGTGGGCCTGACGATGTGGGCGGTGGCGGCGGGGCTGGTGCTGGGGCTGAGGCGGCCCTGA
- a CDS encoding argininosuccinate synthase, which produces MANEQQDMNPQNPQPQDRQKIVLAYSGGLDTSIILKWLQTERNYDVVAFTADLGQGDEVEEARVKALNTGAVAAYALDLREEFVRDYVFPMFRSAALYEGYYLLGTSIARPLIAKKMVEIAGKEGAVAVSHGATGKGNDQVRFEMTAYALQPDIVTVAPWRDWDFQGRADLEAFAHEHGIPVPTTKKDPWSTDANLLHISYEGGILEDPWAEPPAHMFKLTVSPEEAPDQPEYVEVEFENGDPVAINGERLSPAALLEKANEIGGRNGVGRIDLVENRFVGMKSRGVYETPGGTLLYHARRAVESLTLDREVLHQRDALAPKYAELVYNGFWFAPEREALQVYIDHVAQAVTGTARLKLYKGNCTLVGRKAERSLYDKDLVSFEAGGDYNQHDAGAFIKLNALRMRVQARVDAKAGRQKEVETV; this is translated from the coding sequence ATGGCGAACGAACAGCAGGACATGAACCCTCAGAACCCACAGCCCCAGGACCGGCAGAAGATTGTGCTCGCCTACAGCGGCGGCCTCGATACCTCCATCATCCTGAAGTGGCTCCAGACCGAGCGAAACTACGACGTGGTGGCCTTTACCGCCGACCTCGGCCAGGGCGACGAGGTGGAAGAAGCGCGCGTCAAGGCGCTGAACACCGGGGCAGTCGCCGCCTACGCGCTCGACCTGCGCGAGGAGTTCGTGCGCGACTACGTGTTCCCCATGTTCCGCTCCGCCGCGCTGTATGAGGGCTACTACCTGCTGGGCACCTCCATCGCCCGGCCGCTGATTGCCAAGAAGATGGTCGAGATTGCCGGGAAGGAAGGCGCGGTGGCGGTGTCCCACGGCGCGACCGGCAAGGGCAACGACCAGGTGCGCTTCGAGATGACGGCCTATGCGCTCCAGCCCGACATCGTGACCGTGGCCCCATGGCGTGACTGGGACTTCCAGGGCCGCGCGGACCTCGAAGCGTTTGCCCACGAACACGGCATCCCGGTGCCCACCACCAAGAAGGACCCCTGGTCCACCGACGCGAACCTGCTGCACATCTCCTACGAGGGCGGCATCCTCGAAGACCCCTGGGCCGAGCCGCCCGCCCACATGTTCAAGCTGACCGTCAGCCCCGAGGAAGCCCCTGACCAGCCCGAGTACGTGGAGGTCGAGTTCGAGAACGGTGACCCAGTCGCCATCAACGGCGAGCGCCTCAGTCCCGCCGCCCTGCTGGAAAAGGCCAATGAAATTGGTGGGCGCAACGGCGTGGGCCGCATCGACCTGGTGGAAAACCGCTTCGTGGGCATGAAGTCGCGCGGCGTGTACGAGACGCCCGGCGGCACGCTGCTGTACCACGCCCGCCGCGCCGTCGAGAGCCTGACCCTCGACCGCGAGGTGCTGCACCAGCGCGACGCCCTGGCCCCCAAGTACGCCGAACTGGTCTACAACGGCTTCTGGTTCGCCCCCGAGCGCGAGGCCTTGCAGGTCTACATCGACCATGTGGCGCAGGCCGTCACCGGTACCGCCCGCCTGAAGCTCTACAAGGGCAACTGCACCCTGGTGGGCCGCAAGGCCGAGCGTAGCCTGTACGACAAGGACCTGGTGAGCTTCGAGGCGGGTGGCGACTACAACCAGCACGACGCCGGGGCCTTTATCAAGCTTAATGCCCTGCGGATGCGCGTGCAGGCGCGGGTGGACGCGAAGGCGGGGCGGCAGAAGGAAGTCGAGACGGTCTGA
- a CDS encoding pyridoxal phosphate-dependent aminotransferase codes for MPDLLPRARSSQESVFARMSRLAAQHGAVNLGQGFPSGAPPAFLLEAARRAVGTADQYAPPAGLPALRDALGADLGVDGADIVVTTGATEAMGLLAQALYGPDDEVLMLEPVFDIYLPQARLAGATPVTVPLRLTAEGGWTLDLDELRAAVTPRTRALLLNSPHNPTGRVLTREELEAVVTLARQHDLWLISDEVYDELYFEERPTSLRALAPERTFTVGSAGKRLEATGWRVGWVACPPGQAGPVAALRQLASFCAPTPFQVAVAAALPLARQSGFYEGLREGYAARLHLLARGLRDLGAEVFLPGGTYFLMARRPGWEAEVLVEQAGVAVIPGEAFAPSQALPPGLLRLAFCKSAGELEEALARLERFCRSPASHE; via the coding sequence ATGCCAGACCTCTTGCCCCGTGCCCGGTCATCCCAGGAGAGTGTGTTCGCCCGCATGAGCCGCCTGGCCGCGCAGCACGGCGCGGTCAACCTGGGGCAGGGCTTCCCGTCGGGCGCTCCCCCCGCCTTTCTGCTGGAGGCGGCGCGGCGGGCGGTCGGCACGGCGGACCAGTACGCGCCCCCGGCCGGTCTGCCCGCGCTGCGGGACGCGCTGGGGGCCGACCTGGGGGTGGACGGCGCGGACATCGTGGTCACGACGGGCGCGACCGAGGCGATGGGCCTCCTCGCGCAGGCGCTCTACGGTCCCGACGACGAGGTGCTGATGCTCGAACCCGTCTTCGACATCTACCTCCCGCAGGCCCGGCTGGCGGGCGCGACGCCGGTCACGGTGCCCCTGCGCCTCACCGCGGAGGGCGGTTGGACCCTGGACCTGGACGAACTGCGCGCCGCCGTCACCCCCCGCACGCGGGCGCTGCTGCTCAACAGCCCGCACAATCCCACCGGGCGGGTCCTGACGCGGGAGGAGCTGGAGGCCGTGGTCACCCTGGCCCGCCAGCATGACCTGTGGCTGATCTCGGACGAGGTGTACGACGAGCTGTATTTCGAGGAGCGGCCCACCAGCCTGCGCGCGCTCGCGCCCGAGCGGACCTTCACAGTGGGCAGCGCGGGCAAGCGGCTGGAGGCGACAGGCTGGCGCGTGGGGTGGGTGGCGTGCCCGCCGGGGCAGGCAGGGCCGGTGGCGGCGCTGCGGCAGCTCGCCTCCTTCTGCGCTCCCACGCCGTTTCAGGTGGCGGTCGCGGCCGCCCTCCCCCTGGCACGGCAGAGCGGCTTCTACGAGGGCCTGCGGGAGGGCTACGCGGCGCGGCTGCACCTGCTGGCGCGCGGGCTGCGTGACCTGGGGGCCGAAGTCTTTCTCCCCGGTGGCACCTACTTCCTGATGGCCCGCCGTCCCGGCTGGGAGGCGGAAGTGCTGGTGGAGCAGGCGGGCGTGGCCGTGATTCCGGGAGAGGCGTTCGCACCGAGTCAGGCACTTCCCCCAGGGTTGCTGCGCCTGGCGTTCTGCAAGTCCGCCGGGGAACTGGAAGAGGCCCTGGCGCGGCTGGAAAGGTTCTGCCGCTCCCCGGCCTCACATGAATGA